In a single window of the Streptomyces sp. CGMCC 4.7035 genome:
- a CDS encoding amino acid permease — protein sequence MTDDARVSGLSDEERLAQLGYTQVLARRMSAFSNYAVSFTIISVLSGCLTLYLFGMNTGGPAAMTWGWVAVGLMTLFVGLSMAEICSAYPTSAGLYFWAHRLAPPRTAAAWAWFTGWFNVLGQVAVTAGIDFGAASFLGAYLNLQFDFEVTPGRTVLLFAAILLLHGLLNTFGVRIVALLNSVSVWWHVLGVGLIVGALAFVPDHHQSASFVFTKFVNNTGWGSGVYVVLLGLLMAQYTFTGYDASAHMTEETHDASTAGPKGIVQSIWTSWIAGFVLILGFTFAIQSYDGARTSPTGAPPAQILLDALGATAGKLLLLVVIGAQLFCGMASVTANSRMIYAFARDGALPYSHLWHTVSPRTRTPVAAVWLAAGGALALGLPYLINYTAYAAVTSIAVIGLYVAYVIPTLLRLRKGEAFERGPWHLGRWSTVIGVVSVAWVGVITILFMLPQVSPVTWETFNYAPVAVLVVLGFAATWWLASARHWFLNPDHARTLAREAARAASPEPVDP from the coding sequence ATGACAGATGACGCCAGAGTGAGTGGGCTGTCGGACGAGGAACGGCTGGCCCAGCTCGGTTACACGCAGGTTCTCGCCCGCCGCATGTCGGCGTTCTCCAACTACGCGGTCTCCTTCACGATCATCTCGGTCCTGTCGGGCTGCCTCACCCTCTACCTGTTCGGCATGAACACGGGTGGCCCGGCCGCGATGACCTGGGGTTGGGTCGCCGTCGGCCTGATGACCCTGTTCGTCGGCCTGTCCATGGCCGAGATCTGTTCGGCCTACCCGACCTCCGCGGGCCTGTACTTCTGGGCCCACCGCCTCGCGCCCCCGCGCACCGCGGCCGCCTGGGCCTGGTTCACGGGCTGGTTCAACGTGCTGGGCCAGGTGGCGGTGACGGCGGGCATCGACTTCGGGGCCGCCTCCTTCCTCGGCGCGTATCTGAACCTCCAGTTCGACTTCGAGGTCACGCCCGGCCGCACGGTCCTGTTGTTCGCGGCGATCCTGCTTCTGCACGGTCTGCTGAACACCTTCGGCGTCCGGATCGTCGCCCTCCTCAACAGCGTGAGCGTGTGGTGGCACGTGCTGGGGGTGGGACTCATCGTGGGCGCGCTGGCATTCGTACCCGACCACCACCAGTCGGCCTCCTTCGTGTTCACCAAGTTCGTGAACAACACCGGCTGGGGCAGCGGGGTGTACGTGGTGCTGCTGGGCCTGCTGATGGCCCAGTACACCTTCACCGGTTACGACGCCTCCGCCCATATGACGGAGGAGACCCACGACGCGTCGACGGCGGGCCCGAAGGGCATCGTGCAGTCCATCTGGACGTCGTGGATCGCGGGTTTCGTCCTCATCCTGGGCTTCACCTTCGCCATCCAGTCCTACGACGGCGCCCGCACGTCCCCGACCGGCGCGCCGCCCGCCCAGATCCTGCTCGACGCGCTCGGCGCGACTGCCGGCAAGCTGCTCCTGCTCGTCGTCATCGGGGCGCAGCTCTTCTGCGGGATGGCCTCGGTGACCGCCAACAGCCGGATGATCTACGCCTTCGCACGGGACGGGGCGCTGCCGTACTCGCACCTGTGGCACACGGTCAGCCCCCGCACCCGTACCCCCGTCGCCGCCGTCTGGCTCGCGGCGGGCGGCGCGCTCGCCCTCGGCCTGCCGTACCTGATCAACTACACGGCCTACGCCGCCGTCACGTCCATCGCCGTCATCGGCCTGTACGTCGCCTACGTCATCCCGACCCTGCTGCGGCTGCGCAAGGGCGAGGCCTTCGAACGGGGGCCCTGGCACCTGGGCCGCTGGTCGACGGTGATCGGCGTGGTGTCGGTGGCGTGGGTCGGCGTGATCACGATCCTCTTCATGCTGCCCCAGGTCTCCCCGGTCACCTGGGAGACCTTCAACTACGCCCCGGTCGCCGTCCTGGTGGTGCTGGGCTTCGCGGCGACATGGTGGCTGGCATCCGCCCGGCACTGGTTCCTGAACCCGGACCACGCGCGCACGCTCGCGCGGGAGGCCGCGCGGGCGGCTTCGCCCGAACCGGTCGATCCGTAA
- a CDS encoding ABC transporter, whose protein sequence is MSSLTGTSAIGPNGSTASPMTTRGFRLSGLTWLIWRQHRAGFWTILAATAASMAVIAYLRTGLVDALTAHGWPDAASDKWLEGALTYAPQFQLVAYGLGFIPILLGVFLGAPLLAGDLENGTAKLVSCQSVSPSRWLATKLGISALVVVVSTAALSVTFGWWWHPVKNVDQVLGWSEGPAFDNTGPVPVALALFTFVGAVAIGMLLRRTLISMVVTFAFAVVVQVVWHMQRLSLGQVVTITTDKGIIGDTAYAHLPEGALELDRSYLSGSGQTYGWGTCVREGLSDKACAQKYDLVGWSVDYLPSTQMSGMQWFGASILFALTAAVAVFVFLLGRKRIV, encoded by the coding sequence ATGAGCAGCCTGACCGGGACCTCCGCCATCGGGCCCAACGGGTCCACCGCGTCCCCCATGACCACTCGCGGCTTCCGGCTCAGCGGCCTGACGTGGCTCATCTGGCGCCAGCACCGGGCCGGCTTCTGGACCATCCTCGCCGCCACCGCCGCCTCCATGGCAGTGATCGCCTATCTGCGCACCGGCCTGGTGGACGCCCTCACCGCACATGGCTGGCCTGACGCGGCGTCCGACAAGTGGCTGGAGGGCGCACTGACGTACGCCCCCCAGTTCCAGCTGGTGGCCTACGGCCTCGGGTTCATCCCCATCCTGCTCGGCGTCTTCCTCGGCGCCCCGCTGCTCGCCGGTGACCTGGAAAACGGCACCGCGAAACTCGTCAGCTGCCAGTCCGTCAGCCCAAGCCGCTGGCTGGCCACCAAGCTCGGGATCAGCGCCCTGGTGGTCGTCGTGTCCACGGCGGCGCTGTCCGTCACGTTCGGCTGGTGGTGGCACCCCGTCAAGAACGTGGACCAGGTTCTGGGGTGGAGCGAGGGCCCCGCGTTCGACAACACCGGACCCGTGCCCGTCGCGCTCGCGCTCTTCACCTTCGTGGGCGCCGTGGCGATCGGCATGCTCCTGCGCCGCACCCTGATCTCCATGGTCGTCACCTTCGCCTTCGCCGTCGTCGTCCAGGTGGTCTGGCACATGCAGCGGCTGAGCCTCGGCCAGGTCGTCACGATCACCACCGACAAGGGAATCATCGGCGACACCGCGTACGCGCATCTGCCTGAAGGCGCCCTGGAGCTCGACCGGTCGTACCTCTCGGGTTCCGGGCAGACCTACGGCTGGGGCACCTGCGTGCGCGAGGGGCTGTCGGACAAGGCCTGTGCCCAGAAGTACGACCTCGTGGGCTGGTCGGTGGACTACCTGCCGAGCACGCAGATGAGCGGCATGCAGTGGTTCGGTGCCTCGATCCTCTTCGCCCTGACCGCCGCCGTCGCGGTGTTCGTCTTCCTCCTGGGCCGCAAGCGCATCGTCTGA
- a CDS encoding solute carrier family 23 protein, whose translation MRGFLQRISILLGLLVGPLAAIPLAEVDLHALSSLPVFELPHPFAFGAPRFEAASIISMLVVMVVSMTESTADMIALGEVVERPVDLNAGSNAIIVAVSLAFGIFPIAFPGFYHAFPEQVATVLSSGISAGWLLAITLNLLFNHLGKGREVPQA comes from the coding sequence CTGCGCGGCTTCCTGCAGCGGATCTCGATCCTGCTCGGCCTGCTCGTCGGCCCCCTCGCGGCGATCCCGCTCGCCGAGGTCGACCTGCACGCGCTCAGCAGCCTGCCGGTGTTCGAGCTGCCGCACCCCTTCGCCTTCGGCGCACCGCGCTTCGAGGCAGCCTCGATCATCTCCATGCTGGTGGTGATGGTGGTCTCGATGACCGAGTCCACCGCTGACATGATCGCGCTCGGCGAGGTCGTGGAGCGGCCCGTGGATCTGAATGCCGGATCGAACGCGATCATCGTGGCGGTCAGCCTGGCCTTCGGGATCTTCCCCATCGCTTTCCCGGGCTTCTATCACGCCTTCCCCGAGCAGGTCGCGACCGTGCTGAGCTCGGGCATTTCGGCAGGCTGGCTGCTGGCGATCACACTGAACCTGCTCTTCAATCACCTGGGCAAAGGACGCGAGGTCCCGCAGGCATAG